A segment of the Phocoena sinus isolate mPhoSin1 chromosome 11, mPhoSin1.pri, whole genome shotgun sequence genome:
TAAGTCCTCTTGGACAGGACCTGGCCCACTGTAGGTTTGTGCCAGATACAGTCTTGATGGCAGTGAGTCTACCGAGCGTGGGGCAGACATCAGGAAGCTGACCTGCAGGGCCCACAGTTACCATTCTGTTCTCAGGCGAGTGGAAGAAAACTCTCATGTCTACATAGCATTGTCTGGTGGTGGTAGAAATGTTTTGCAGACATTCTGTCTTCATCAGTCCTTACATGAATGCTCTGGGGGAGTGTTATCACCCCCTTTAGGTGATAGGTgcagaagctgaggcccagagactggcatgacTTTCCCCAGGCCTCAGGGCAGGTTCTAGGGTGAACCTGGCCTCAGTTGCAGGTCGACACGACCCCACAGGCAGATAGGCTTTTGAAGAACATGGCCCCAACTTGTGCTACAGCTGGcgaaaccaaggcccagaaagCAGAAAGGACTCGCCAAGGTTACGCTTGCAAGCATTCCACTCATTTCTGATACCCTGCCTGCTTCCAGAAAGGGCTTGAGGAAGCTTatgaacaaaaacacagaaaaagcaaTGCTGTGTCAGAAGAGGAGACAAGGATGGTAGAAACCCCACTGACTAGCACTTGGCTTGAGCTTGAAGGTTAGCTCTGAGCTTCCTGTTGGTCAAGGGAAAAAGGCAACCTGGATGCTTCCAGAGCTCTCCCTGCTGGGTGTGGAGCACACTCTGTGAGGCTGCTGGGGCCATTGTGCCAGGAGTAGAGAAGGGCTGAGAGCCCATGTGGGGCCATAAAGCTCAGAGAAGAAGACCGAGTTGGGGCAGAGAGTCCAGTCCAAGGGGGATCGAGGCCTCGGAGAGAGTCTGCGGCAGAGGTTGGCTGGGGGTCTTGTGTGTGTTGAAGGTCTGGTGGGTCTGATGCCCATGGACCTGATGCCCGTGGACCTCGACTGTGTTACAGGGGAACCCTGAAGTGGCCAGACGGGCGGAATCATGTGGGGGATTTCTGCCAGGGCCTGGAGCACGGGTAAGGCTGGGGCTGACACAGGACTGTGTGGTGGGCAGGCAGGGAGTGGTTTCCACCCCTCTCCACTGTCACCAGCCTGGCCCCATCCTACATTCCCAAACCTCAAGCAGAAACTTGGAGGCCATGTGGTCCAGCTCCACTCATTGTCCTAAAGGGGAAACTAGGCCTGAGGAGGGGGGCAGGTCATGGAGGGAGTGGTCCAGGGCCAGAAGGCCCTCCCAGAGTGCATGGGGGTtggggtggagatggggtgtCCTGAGGGGCCCTAGGGAACAAGATGGGGCTCAGCACCTCTCAGATTCTCCCCATCGTCTGAGAAGGCCCCTTGGAAGAGCAGGGACACTCCTGGGCATGGAGGGGCTGTGACAGGTGTCTTGGGCCAGGGCTGTGTCCCCAGTGCTgacttccctccctgcccacccacactggCAGCTTTGGCATCCGCCTGGTGCCCCAGGCCTCCGAGGATAAGTTTGACTGTTACAAGTGCCACTGGCGGGAAGGCAGCATGTGCGGCTATGGCATCTGTGAGTAAGTGACCCTTGGCCTGATGGTAGGAGAGGCTCATGGGACAGGCTCGTCCTCTGGGAGGCAGGGCCAGCCATTGGTGACCCTCCGCAGGTACAGCACCAGCGAGGTGTACAAGGGCTACTTTCAGGAAGGCCTGCGGCATGGATTTGGGGTCCTTGAGAGCACCCCGCAGACCCCTCAGCCCTGCAGGTACACGGGCCACTGGGAGAGGGGCCAGAGGAGTGGCTATGGCGTCCAGGACGACGGCGACAGGTGAGTGCTCTGCAGCCCCACACCAGGATTGAGGGGCAGAGGGGCCCTCACAGACCAAATGCCTCAGGGCCCGGGTTCCCTGTCGTCACTGGGTCCATTCTGTCTGTCCCCCAGAGTCTCTCTGAAGCCCCTCACTTTCTTTCCACTCCCTCGGTTGTTGCTGAGGCTCAGGATGAGGGACCCCGACCTTGACTGCAGGAGCCCCCCCAACTCTGGCCCCTCCCTGCGCTTTCAGAGAGGAGTTTCTGACCCCCTGATCTGGTCCTATCAAAGGATCACAGCCCTTCCAGGCTCTCTGGGCTGAGACAGAGCCCAGTGTCCTTGGCCTGACATTTGAGGCCTTGCCTGCTCCTCTGACCTCATGCCTGCCATGCCACCCGTGTGGCCCCTAGCCTTTTAGACCACTGAACGCCCCCACGTATCTATCGTACACTCCTGCCTCAATGGCTTTGCATATGTTAAGTGGCACCCTAACTTACTCCATCTGTCCTTCCTGCCACCTCTCCCGGGAAGCCTGCCAGGATGCCTTCCCCCAGGCAGgctcccttcctcctccaccctcGTTCCTCCTGCGGGTCCTCACCTCACCTGCCCTATGTCTGACTTGAGTGGATTCAGGCCATGTCATTGCTCCTTATctgacccctgccccccaccccggtccCATGCCAGCAGAACACACAGAAGGTGCATGGGAACAATTCTGATCCAACTCTGGCCCtactctctcctcccccaggggTGAGCGCTATATTGGCATGTGGCAGGCTGACCAGCGCCATGGCCGAGGGGTCGTGGTCACCCAGGCGGGTGTCTGCTACCAGGGGACCTTCCAGGCAGACAAGATGGTGGTGAGTGCAGTGACCCACGTGTGTCCTGAGCTACCCTTTCCCTGCTCTGGGGGCTCCAAAGCTGAACTGAGACTGGTCAGGGGTGGATGGGGCAGGAAGCAGGGTTCCGACGTGCTGGAGGGAGCCAGAACCTGGGCAGGAATCCAGTTCTGCCACCTACCTACCCTGGCCTTGGCCaagtccctgcccctcccagcctcagttttcccatcagcAGCTCAGGTGAACTGCTTATCGTAACGACTCACTAAAATAGCAACAATGAAGTGCATAGTAATGAGGATGCCAGCAGCCTCTACTACCCATGTTTATAGACCCCTAACTGGGTGTCTAGCTCTGGGCTAAGCCTCGAAACATAATCTCATGGGATCCTCCCAGTAGCCCTGGGGTCATGTTATTGTCCCTAGTGTAAAAGTGACAAacgtgaggctcagagaggtcagaaAACCTGCCCACTGTCGCCTTCTCTTGAGTGTCAGAACTGAGGCTCAAGCGCAGGTCTCCCGTGCCCGGGCATAGCCCTCACCTTCTGCCTCACCCACACCCTGCcgggtgcttggcacatagtgaaGCTCTGGCCTGATGGCCGTTACTGATATTGTGGCTTGTTTGTTTATCTATACTTTGTCCTGGAAAGGattgaaggaggaagaaaaggtaaGAATAGGCACCTAAGGTAGATTCAGAAATAAGTAGAAGGCGAATTGTGTCCCATTTGgttctgagcttcctggcagccagtGCAGCACAGGAGCCAGATCAGCTCCACGGCCCCCGGGGTCAGTGACAGGGAAGTGGGGATGGTTCAGGAAAAGCCCAGTACTTCCTGAGCTGTAGGTGGGAAGGAAGGGTCCCCCAGGAGGCTTCTGGAGAGAGGCTGCTGGAGGGGAGGAGCCAGGTCCCAGGGTGTTGGTCAAGGTAACCCAGGGTCGAGGTCCATGGGCCTTGTGCTCAGTGCTCAGAAGGCCAGGGGCTGGCATCCCACCTAGGCACAGTCCTGGGAGGTATGGCAGGGCTCAGGACCCTTCTGCCCATGGGTCactgcccacctcccctccccaccgccaGTCTTCTGGCCCTTCCTAACCCACTGCCCCTACCCTCCCCGCTTCCTTCCCTAGGGCCCAGGGATCCTTCTCTCTGAAGATGACTCCTTGTATGAGGGCACCTTCACCAGGGACCTGACCTTCGTGGGGAAGGTGAGAGCCACAGAGACCTTACTCCACTCCCTGCTGAGACCTTGGCTGGGGTCTGTAATCTTCCTGCTTGGATTTAGGGCTGAGGGTAGGTGGAGCAGGTAAGGGAGGGCCTCTCCCATCTCCACTACATCTAGGGGGTGGATACAGTGACAATTCCCTGCTGCGGAGGTGTGATTTGATCGGGTGTGAGTCAAGAGGGGATAGGTAGGCTTGCCTTGGGTGCAGAGGGTGCTGGTGGTCTCCTGGCTGTGTCCCCTCCTGGCCCCCAAGATAGGGAtccaccccctccaccaccaccatcagtgCCTTGGGCAGGTGCCCCTGGAGGCATTGTCCTTCAGTATGTTTCTGTCTGAGCTGACCTCGCAGAAGGCAGTTGTATCCCTGCTGGGGCCTTTGGAAATGTGGGGGCTATTTGACTGGCGGGTACTATGGCATCTAGTGGATGGAGACTAGGAATGCTGTGAATGGGACAGTCGCATGCAGCAAGGAATTGCCCCTCCTCAAGGCCGGTAATACCTCATGTCCTCCCGAGGCCTCTGCCTACTTCTGGACCCAGTGGTGGTCCTCCCCACTCTGACCTGTGAgtcccttctctgtctccctcgCCGTTTCCTGCCTCAGAGGTGAGCCCCTTGGTGGTGGGCACAGGCAGGGGCTCCTGCAGGGGTGGAGGATTATGAGCCCCTTGGGGTGGGGCAGATTGAATGGATGGTGGGAAGGCCATCCATCAGTTTCTAGCCTCTGTGACCCGGGATGGACAGGCATGAGGCCTGTCATGATGGGATGGAAGGGCAgctggacagacagatggacaggcATCCCTGCATCTGTCTCCTGGCTTCCAGGGCAAGGTCACCTTCCCTAATGGCTTCACCCTGGAGGGCTCTTTTggcagtggggcagggagaggactgcatACCCAGGGTGTGCTGGACACAGCTGCCCTCCCTCCAGATCCAGGCAGTACCCGCAAGAGGTGAGAGACTGACCGTCTGGCCTGTGTATTCTGAAGCctttctgggggggggggggtgtctgtgtgtgtctatgtttCTACCCTAAAGACTCAGGTCTCATTAGAACGGCTTTTCTGTACCTCCTCCTAGCTCTTTGGAGAGTTCAGAGAGCTCAGGTCACATAGCCCTTGTCAGAGACTCTTGGAATTAAGGGCTATGTGACGGTAACTCCACATGCcacaaaactggagaaaaatactATGTGTAGGCTTTGCTTAGACCCTGCTTTTATTCTAGGAAGGGTACAAGACAgtttatgaaacaaaacaaacaagaataggATAGAAAATTAAAGTGTGAGTTGAGCTTACAAGAAAGGGAGGTGCAGATAGGCCTTATAATCAAGCATTAGCCTGGCTCTGAGTTCCCTGGCAGCCAGGGTAAAGAAGGAAGCTTACTAAGTGGAATCTCTGTCCCTATCATGGGGTATTTGAGAAGAGGATGGACTTCTTCCCTATGGGGACAGAGTTCTTCCTTGGAAAACCGTTGTTCAAGTGGTGACTCTTACTATGTCTCTTGAGGTGTGGGTGGTGGTTCTAATGGTGCCAGCCAGCATTTCACATGTTGTTTACTTGACACATTGTCCCTGCATGTTTCTTTTCCCTGACAGCAGGAGCTAGAAGTGGATGGCAAACCCTAGGGGTGTGAGCCCGGGTCGGGTGCAGGTGTAGGAAAATCTATGAGCGTGACATGGGAGAGCAGTGCTCCATTAGACACTGCACCAGACACACACACGGCCAGACCCCTAAGCCTATTGGCTGAGACAGGATCAAGCTCAGGAAGGACCCAGGTGTGGTAGGAGGGAGAGCAGGGTCCCGTGACGGGGGAATCCTGGGATTTGGGCCCTGGTCTCTCTTAGGCCAAGACCCCACTCTCTGGACTTGGCCTTCAGCTCTCCagatctttctgtttcttttccagtGCTCTGCGTGCCCTTGTCTCTTTTCTCTACCGTGGAGTAGATTCTCTCTGACCCTTCTCTGCCTCCTGTTTCTCCTCCTGGAGCCTTGGAGGTCAGGCCGCTCTGCAtcccccactccacccaccccacctGGGCCCTGACTCTGGGCCAGGCTGGGTATCCCCACCTCTCCAAGGGCTGAACAGGGTCCTGCCCAGCATGGCTCCATCCCTATCCATGTCCCCCACTGCCTCCATCGCAGgcagctgggcctgggcgtcTTCCCCGTGGAGAGCCGCTGGCAGGGCGTCTATGGCCCCTTCCAGGACTTTGTTCAAGCCGGCTGCCCTGGAGACCTGCAGGAGGCCCTGCTGGGCTTCCACGTGCAGAGCTCAAGGGAGCTGCGCAAGTCCCAGGAGTACCTGTGCTGCGAGAGGTGAGGCCCAGGCATGCGTGGGCGTGTGTACCCATAGGGCATCCAGAGCTCAGTGTTGGGGTCAGTGGGGCTCTGAGTTGGCCAGGggaggaaggcttcccagagaggGCAGGCCTGGGCGTGGGTgagagacgtgtgtgtgtgtggtgcccCAGGACCCACCCCGAGGACCACGCAGGCAGAATGGAGGACATCCTGGAGGAGCTGCTGCAGCACCGGGCGCCCGAGGCCCTGCAGCAGTGCCTCAGGAAGGTAAGGGCTCAGGGGAGGGTGCTGACCAGAGGGGACAGGCCTGCCTGTGGGCCCTTGCTGAGAGTGCCTCGGTGCTCCCATCGAAGAAGTGGGGTCTTGCGTGGGCATGCTGTGCTCCAGCCCACGGTGCTGAGTATCTCTTTGTTGCCTTTGCACCTGCCCAGGCCCTGAGCAACTCTCTGCATCCCCTGGGAAAGCTGCTCCGGACTCTGATGCTGACCTTCCAGGCCACATACTCAGGCATTGGGGCCAACAAGCACCTGCAGGGGCTGGCGCAGGAGGAGGTGAAGCAGCACGCCCAGGAACTCTGGGCCGCCTACAGGTGAGCTTGGTGGCACATGGGGACAACCACTGCACTGTGACCCCAgggcggggtgtggggggagcTCTGCCCTTTCCAAGCATCAGCTCTGCCTGGTGCCCTGGGTAGGAAGGGTGCCTTTGCCTTGGGTCTGGATCGAGAAAGAAACAGAGGGTGGGTTGGTTAATATGCAGCTGGTGAGCATAGGGGTTAGAGGGTGGGGAGGTGATAGCAAGGCCTGACTGCAGCCAGAGTCCAagccccagccaggccctgggctagCCCTGACCCCAGGAGAACTCTAACCGCACTGCAAACGGAGCCTGACCTGGGCTCAGACACCATCTCCCGTCCTGTCCCGGCTGAGCTGTGACCTCGTCAAACGCTATAAACTGAAACCTTAGATGCTGCAGGTAGTGCTCTTGTAGGGTTCCAGGACACTCGGGCAGACATCCCGTACTCCCAGCCTCCTCACTGCTGGGGTTTGGGCCACTGGGCTCTGCAGTCCTCAGGCTCCATGGTTCTGGGGGTGGAGCCCACCTGCCTGGCCTTTGGTGACTCCCATTCTGTGGGAGATGGCAGCCACGCTGCCCCTCCCTTTGGTTTGCAGGGGTCTGCTGCAGGTTGCCTTACAGTGCAAGGGCCAGGCCCCAGAGGAAGATCAAGATGCAGAGACAAGGTGACTGCCCCCATTAGGTCTGTGGGGTTCTCTGCCTTGGTGCAGCCAGGCTCGGGTCCTGGGAGTCCTTATACCTTTGCTTCTGGGCCCTCCTTCGGGGGAAAAGGGTATTTCTTGGGAAATGTTAGGGGTTCATGCTATTGACCAAATATTGCTCATTGACCATTCAAGAATCAGAATGATCCATGACCTCTCTTCCTTGAGCAACCTGGGGAGGGGCACTGCCACAGTGCATCAAATGCATCTTTGTTCTAAACGTGTTATCCCACCCTCATCTCTTGGGTGTATGGAGGGTTAGCAGCTGCCTCAGGCACCTCCTTCTCCCTGtgcacagatgtggaaactgaggcctggcaGGGGCTgagcctgaggtcacacagagcAGGAATTAAGTGGGTCATTAAATCTGTCTCCCCAGTCCCCTGAGACCAAACCTTAAAATTTGCCTTCAGATTCCAGGCCCAGAGATCCTGATCAGAGAGGTC
Coding sequences within it:
- the ALS2CL gene encoding ALS2 C-terminal-like protein isoform X8, producing the protein MCSPEEAALLRLEEVFSATLARINSFVLQPLLEAAPEPSDPWGRECLQLLQQLHRSSQQLWEVTEESLRSLQERLRHPDSISLESLLLLHSADHVLQVHLEYIESYTSCVAVQAFQKAVKRRSEYWQGQRKSLQQFLSGMSSEGSVGTALVQALRQPLTHHVQHCMLLLLSLRDAVGESHPTRELLVHAATVFGNLQSFMRQELDQAMATQALWHTLSSRLRDVLCTPAHRLLQDSQDIPVTVTPLRAERVLLFDDALVLLQGHSVHTFDLKLVWVEPGQDGCMFHLLTPEEEFSLCSKDPQGRVAWQWKVTQAVCQTLRGKKDFPVLGAGLEPSEPPICRYGAYTFRAEGRFSQATYEGEWYGGRPHGKGTLKWPDGRNHVGDFCQGLEHGFGIRLVPQASEDKFDCYKCHWREGSMCGYGICEYSTSEVYKGYFQEGLRHGFGVLESTPQTPQPCRYTGHWERGQRSGYGVQDDGDRGERYIGMWQADQRHGRGVVVTQAGVCYQGTFQADKMVGPGILLSEDDSLYEGTFTRDLTFVGKGKVTFPNGFTLEGSFGSGAGRGLHTQGVLDTAALPPDPGSTRKRQLGLGVFPVESRWQGVYGPFQDFVQAGCPGDLQEALLGFHVQSSRELRKSQEYLCCERTHPEDHAGRMEDILEELLQHRAPEALQQCLRKALSNSLHPLGKLLRTLMLTFQATYSGIGANKHLQGLAQEEVKQHAQELWAAYRWQPRCPSLWFAGVCCRLPYSARARPQRKIKMQRQGTCRCTD